GCCCATCTACGCCATCTGCGACCTGCTCGGCGTCCCCCGTGAGGACCAGGACGACTTCCGGGACTGGGCGGGCATGATGATCCGGCACGGCGGCGGCCCGAGGGGCGGTGTCGCGCGGTCGGTCAAGAAGATGCGCGGCTATCTCGCCGACCTCATCCACCGCAAACGGGAAGGCCTCACCGAGCACCCCGCCCCCGGCGAGGACCTCATCTCAGGGCTCATCCGCGCCTCCGACCACGGCGAGCACCTCACCGAGAACGAGGCCGCGGCGATGGCGTTCATCCTGCTCTTCGCCGGCTTCGAGACGACCGTCAACCTCATCGGGAACGGCACCTACGCCCTGCTCACGCACCCCGAGCAGCGCACCCGCCTCCAGGCCTCCCTCGCCGCCGGGGAGAGGGCACTGCTCGAAACCGGCGTCGAGGAACTCCTGCGCTACGACGGCCCCGTGGAACTCGCCACCTGGCGCTTCGCGACCCGGCCCCTCACCGTCGGCGGGCAGGACATCGCCCCGGGCGACCCCGTCCTCGTCGTCCTCGCGGCGGCCGACCGCGACCCGGCCCGCTTCCGGGACCCCGACACCCTCGACCTCTCCCGCCGTGACAACCAGCACCTCGGCTACGGCCACGGCATCCACTACTGTCTCGGCGCCCCGCTGGCCCGCCTCGAAGGCCAGACCGCGCTCGCGACTCTCCTCACCCGTCTCCCCGACCTCCGACTCGCGGTGGATCCAGCCGATCTGAGGTGGCGCGGAGGGCTCATCATGCGGGGGTTGCGCACGCTTCCGGTGGAATTCACCCCGCAAGGGCGGTCCGGGAGCGGTTCGTGACGCGGTTCGTAAGCGGTACGTAGTAGTACCCGGGCAGCCCGTAGCACTACCCCATTCCGCGACGGAAAGTGACACTCCCTCAAGTCTGTGATCTTCACGTGATCTGCGCTGCATTGACTTGTGACAACTGATCGACTCCCGCTACGTTCACACGTCAGTGCGAAGGGGTCACCCCACACCCTTCGCACCGGTCACCGCTGTCGCGTGAAAGGCAACCGCATGCTCTCCGGGAACGGTCGACACCGTCGCCCCCGTCAGGCTCCCGCCCTCCTCGTCGCGGCCGGAGTGACCGGCTCGGCCATCGCGATCCCCCTGCTCGGCGCCACCGGCGCGAGCGCGGCCAGCGGAACCACCTGGGACCAGGTGGCGGAGTGCGAGAGCGGCGGCTTCTGGAGCGCGGACACCGGGAACGGACGCTACGGCGGCCTCCAGCTCACCCAGGCGAACTGGGAGAAGTACGGCGGCCTCGACTACGCGACCAGCGCCGATCAGGCCAGTCGTTCGCAGCAGATAGCCGTCGCCGAGAAGGTGCTCGCCGACCAGGGCGTCGGTGTCTGGGCCACCTGCGGTCTGCTCCACAACCTCGGCGGTGACTCGGGTTCCGCCGACGTGGACACGGGCGTCGCGGGCGACTCGACGGATTCGGATGACCCGTCTGGTTCATCCGATTCGTCCGGTACATCGGGTTCGTCTAGTTCTTCGGATCCATCCGGTTCTTCCGGCAAGGTCGACGGGGCCGACTCGGCAAAGTCCGCCGACTCCACCGACTCCGACGCCTCGGGCGACTCGACCTCCGACGCCTTCGAAGGGTCCACCAAGGCCAGGACCGGTACGGGCGCCGACGCCGACTCGGGTGACTCGGACGGCTCCACGGCCTCCGAGGGTTCAAAAGCGGACAAGTCGGAACAGAGTGATGGCTCTTCGGCTGACGAGGGTGAAGGCGGCACCGGTCGCCATCGCGGCGCCAGTGCCGACGAGAGCGCCTCCGGCGCGGAGGTCGGCGCGGACGTGACCGACGGCTCGCGCGCCGCCGACTCCACCCCCTCCGGCCGTCACGCCTCCCGCGGTGGCGACGCGGCGCGGGAGGCCGCGGACGGCGCCTACACCGTCCGCGCGGGCGACAGTCTGACGCGGATCGCGAACTCGCTGGACCTGACCGGTGGGTGGCGCGAGCTGTACGCCGAGAACGAGGGCACGGTAGGAACCGACCCGGACCTCATCCTTCCCGGTCAGACCCTCGAAGTCGGTGCCGAAACGGGCGAAAAGTAGCGACAGTTCAGGTCACTGTTCGCCCCTGAATGCCCGTTTTGATCTAGGTGGGAGATGAATCACAGACCCCCTGATCGTCTTTGAAATCCGGGCAATCACGTGTTTACGGTCGTGACCGCTCGCCACAGCGGGCCCCTGCGGTCGGTACGCCGAATCCTGCCAACGGCCGCAAGGAACAGTCGTCGCGTCAAGCGCCGTAGGCAGGAGCGGGGGACCCAAGGTAAGTGCCGGGTCCGGTGGTTGCGGCCCTTCGGGGGCGTACGTCCGGAACCGGCTCGGGGTGAAGCCGCGCGACGTGAGCCGAGAGGCGAGCGTGCGCGGCCGGGCAACTCAACCGGCCCGAACCCGACAGCTCACCTCGCAGGCGTCGGTGAGGGGATCTCTCCATGCTGTTTTCCAGCAAGGGCAAGCACCGTCGTCCGGCCGTTCTTCATCGGTCTGCTCGCGCCATCGCCGTCGCCGGTGTCACCGGCGCCGCCGCCATCGCCGCCCCGCTGATGGCCGCCGGCAGCGCCTCCGCCGCCACCGCCTCCGAGTGGGACGCCGTCGCCCAGTGCGAGTCCGGCGGCAACTGGTCCATAAACACCGGCAACGGCTACTACGGCGGCCTGCAGTTCTCCGCCTCCACCTGGGCCGGCTACGGCGGCACGCAGTACGCCTCCACCGCCGACCAGGCGACCAAGGCCCAGCAGATCGCGATCGCCGAGAAGGTCCTCGCGGGCCAGGGCAAGGGTGCCTGGCCGGTCTGCGGCAAGGGCCTGTCCGGCGCCTCGTACGACGGCGCCGCCGCCTCCTCCGGCTCCTCGGACTCCGGCTCCTCGCAGCAGAGCACCAAGAAGAGCACCGAGGACACCCGCGCCTCCCGCTCCTCCGAGCGCGCCACCGTCGAGACCCCGACCGGCAAGAAGGTCAAGAAGGGCGACGGCGAGTACAAGGTCGTCACCGGCGACACCCTCAGTGGCATCGCCGCGAAGAAGAACGTCAAGGGTGGCTGGGAGAAGCTCTTCGAGCTGAACAAGGACATCATCGACGACGCCGACTTCATCTACCCGGGCCAGCAGCTCCACCTGAGCTGACCCGCGGCGTCGGCGACGGTCGCCACACGCCTGCCGCCCCCACGGCCGTCCCCCACGGCCGGGCAGGCGGGGCCGGTTCGGCCGGGCCGAGAATTCGGGCCGCTTCCCGGCTGAACCACAGCCCGCTCACATCCGTGTCCTCCATAGTGAAGACCTCGTGAGGGCCGTCCCCCCGTCCCCACGGGCTCCCCGCCCCGGTGCGCATTCCCCCGTACGCACCGGGGCGGGGTTTTTTCATGCCCGGTCGCCCCGCCCGGGCCCGGCCGTTTCCGCGCCGCTCCGCCTTTCTGTTCACTTTCCGGCCCACCCCCCTTTGTTCCGGCCTGAAACAATGGGTACGGTCTGTCTGTCCACGGGACGGTCGGTCGGCTGCCGACGAGCCCGGGGCGGTTAGGCTCTAGTCGCAGGGCCCGCGGGCCCCGCAGTTCCGCGTCACATCCCATGAAGGAGATGCTCGTGCCGTCCATCGACGTCGTCGTAGCCCGGGAAATCCTCGACTCGCGAGGCAACCCCACCGTCGAGGTCGAGGTCGGCCTCGACGACGGCAGCACGGGTCGTGCCGCCGTTCCGTCCGGCGCCTCCACCGGTGCCTTCGAAGCCATCGAGCTCCGTGACGGCGACCCCAACCGCTACCTCGGCAAGGGCGTCGAGAAGGCCGTCCTCGCCGTGATCGAGCAGATCGGCCCGGAGCTCGTCGGCTACGACGCCACCGAGCAGCGCCTGATCGACCAGGCGATGTTCGACCTGGACGCCACCGACAACAAGGGCTCCCTCGGCGCCAACGCCATCCTCGGCGTCTCCCTCGCCGTCGCCCACGCCGCCTCCGAGGCCAGCGACCTCCCGCTCTTCCGCTACCTGGGCGGCCCGAACGCGCACCTGCTGCCCGTTCCGATGATGAACATCCTGAACGGCGGCTCGCACGCCGACTCCAACGTGGACATCCAGGAGTTCATGATCGCCCCCATCGGCGCGGAGTCCTTCTCCGAGGCCCTGCGCTGGGGCGCCGAGGTCTACCACACCCTCAAGAAGGTGCTGAAGACCAAGGGCCTGTCCACCGGCCTCGGCGACGAGGGCGGCTTCGCCCCGAACCTGGAGTCCAACCGCGCCGCCCTCGACCTCATCCTCGAGGCCATCAAGGAGGCCGGTTACACCCCCGGCGAGCAGATCGCCCTCGCGCTGGACGTCGCCGCCTCCGAGTTCTACAAGGACGGCGTCTACACCTTCGAGGGCAAGGAGCGCTCCGCCGCCGAGATGACGGAGTACTACGCCGACCTCGTCGCGTCGTACCCGCTCGTCTCCATCGAGGACCCGCTGTTCGAGGACGACTGGGCCGGCTGGAACACCATCACCGAGAAGCTGGGCGACAAGGTCCAGATCGTCGGCGACGACCTCTTCGTCACCAACCCCGAGCGCCTCGCCCGCGGCATCGAGGAGGGCTCCGCCAACGCCCTGCTCGTCAAGGTCAACCAGATCGGTTCGCTGACCGAGACCCTGGACGCCGTCGAGCTGGCCCAGCGCAACGGCTTCAAGTGCATGATGTCCCACCGCTCCGGCGAGACCGAGGACGTCACCATCGCCGACCTCGCCGTCGCCGTGAACTGCGGCCAGATCAAGACCGGCGCCCCGGCCCGCTCGGACCGCGTCGCCAAGTACAACCAGCTGCTGCGCATCGAGGAGATCCTCGACGACGCCGCGGTCTACGCCGGCCGCAGCGCCTTCCCGCGCTTCAAGGGCTGAGCCGTCGGCTGACCCGTTGAGGGCCAAGCCTGAGCCAGTCGTACGTACGTCCCCGTACCGGTCCCGTACCGTGTGCGGGGACGTACGCGCGTGCGCGTGGGAGAAGGCAGAAGCGGAAGGGGAAGCGGGACATGGCCGTGAAGGACCGGGACCGGGACCGTTTCTCCACCGCGACGCGGCTGAAGGTGCTCGGTGAGCAGACGGCCGCCCGGGTCTACCGCTCCCAGACCAAGCGCCAGGCCCGCCGTTCCCGGCTGACCGGCCGGGCCGCGCTCCTCGCCCTCGTCCTCTGCTCGATGATCGTGGCGCTCGCCTATCCCATAAGGCAGTACGTCTCCCAGCGCGCCGAGATCGCCGACATGCAGCGGCAGCGCGAGGAGGCGCGAGAGCGGGTCGAGGAGTTGCGTGACCTCAAGGCGCGCTGGCAGGACGACGCGTACGCCGAGCAGCGCATCCGGGAGCGGCTGCACTATGTGATGCCGGGCGAGACCGGTTACACGATGATCGACCCGGACGCGGCGAAGCAGTCCCGTACGACACAGGGGGCGGCCGACCGCCCCTGGTACACCAATGTCTGGGACGGGGTCGACAAGGCCGACGCCGCCGACAGCTGAACGGCCACCTTCGTGACCGTCAACCGATGAGCCACACCGAGGACTTGAGTAGCAGGTTATGCAGACCCCTCCGCCGCCCACCCCGCGCACCGAGCCGACCGACGCCGACGTCGAGGCCTTCCAGCAGCAGCTCGGGCGTCCGCCGCGCGGGCTGCGCGCCATCGCGCACCGCTGCCCCTGCGGACAGCCGGACGTCGTCGAGACGGCGCCGCGCCTGCCGGACGGGACGCCCTTCCCCACGACGTACTACCTGACGTGCCCGCGCGCGGCCTCCGCGATCGGCACGCTGGAGGCGAACGGCGTGATGAAGGAGATGACGCGGCGACTGGAGACGGACCCCGAACTCGCCGCCGCCTACCGGGCCGCGCACGAGGACTACATCGCCCGCCGCGACGAGATCGAGGTCCTGGAGGGCTTCCCGAGCGCCGGCGGCATGCCGGACCGGGTGAAGTGCCTGCACGTCCTCGTCGGGCACTCGCTGGCCGCCGGTCCCGGCGTCAACCCGCTGGGCGACGAGGCGATCGCGATGCTGCCGGAGTGGTGGGCGAAGGGCCCGTGCGTGGTGCCCGCGCCGGAGACCTCCGAGGAGGCCGACCAGTGACCCGGGTCGCCGCCGTCGACTGCGGTACGAACTCCATCCGGCTCCTCGTCGCCGACTGCGACCCGGCCACCGGTGAACTGGTGGAGCTGGACCGGCGGATGACCATCGTCCGGCTCGGCCAAGGCGTGGACCGCACCGGCCGACTGGCCCCCGATGCGCTGGAGCGGACCTTCGCGGCCTGCCGTGAGTACGCGGCCGTCATCAAGGAGCTGGGCGCCGAGCGGCTCCGTTTCGTCGCCACCTCGGCCTCCCGGGACGCCGAGAACCGGGACGAGTTCGTGCGCGGGGTGTTCGACATCCTCGGCGTCGAGCCCGAGGTGATCTCCGGCGACGCGGAGGCCGAGTTCTCCTTCACCGGCGCGACCAGGGAACTGGCGGGCCGCACCGACCTCACCAGGCCGTACCTGGTCGTGGACATCGGCGGCGGCTCCACCGAGTTCGTCGTCGGGGACGATCATGTGCGCGGCGCCCGCTCGGTGGACATCGGCTGCGTCCGGCTGACCGAGCGGCACCTCGTCCGGGACGGGGCGGTCGTCGACCCTCCCGCGCCGGAGCAGGTCGCCGCGATCCGTGCCGACATCGAGGCGGCCCTCGACCTCGCCGAGCGGGACGTGCCGCTGAGCGAGGCGCACACCCTGGTCGGGCTCGCCGGTTCGGTCACGACCCTGTCCGCGATCGCCCAGGACCTGCCCGCCTACGACTCGGTGGCCATCCACCACTCCCGGATCCCGTACGACCGGGTCAGGGAGATCACCGAGTGGCTGCTGCGGTCCACGCACGCCGAGCGGGAGGCCGTTCCGTCGATGCATCCCGGGCGGGTGGACGTGATCGCGGCGGGCGCCCTCGTCCTCCTGTCGATCATGGAGCGGATCGGGGCGACGGAGGTCGTGGTGAGCGAACACGACATTCTGGACGGAATCGCCTGGTCCGTCGCGTAGCTCGCGGGTGGCCCCCGGGGTCCTCCCGGAGGGTCGCGGGCTCCTGTGAGGGAGTGTTTACTACTCGCCGGTAGCCTCGCTTGAGCTGTTCGGATAACGTATGAGCGCGTCCGAGGGGTGCTCCGGCACCCCTCGTCGATGCGCCGCCGAGAAACTTCGTGAAGTTCTTCACAAGAGAATCGCCCCTGTTGAGCGATGTTTTGAGGCTCCGCAGAGCGTTCCGGCGGTCCCAGGGGTCAACAAGGCGTCCCCGCCGGGGTTTCGCGGGGGTCTCGTCCGTGTGAAACCGAAGGGTGGTCCAGAGCCTTCGAGCGGCCGGAACGGCAGTTCACGCGGCCTTGACAACGGTCAAACCCCCCGGTCGGTCCCCTGGTGGGGCGTGGTCCGGGAAACAGGGGTCGCGGAGTGTAGCAGAGGGGGTGGGGAAGCTTGTGAAGGGGCGCACGAGCGACCCCCGTATGGCGGGTACATACTCGATGGCATGAGCACCACGGAGCGTCCCAGGATCCTCGTAGTAGGCGGTGGGTACGTAGGCCTGTACGCAGCTCGGCGCATCCTCAAGAAGATGCGCTACGGCGAGGCGACCGTCACGGTCGTCGACCCCCGGTCGTACATGACCTACCAGCCCTTCCTCCCCGAAGCCGCCGCCGGCAGCATCTCCCCCCGGCACGTCGTCGTCCCGCTGCGACGCGTGCTGCCGAAGGCGGAGGTCCTCACCGGTCGGGTCACCACCATCGACCAGGACCGCAAGGTCGCCACGATCGCCCCGCTGGTCGGCGAGGCGTACGAGCTGCCCTTCGACTACCTGGTGATCGCGCTCGGCGCGGTCTCCCGCACCTTCCCGATCCCCGGCCTCGCCGAACAGGGCATCGGTATGAAGGGCATCGAGGAGGCCATCGGCCTGCGCAACCACGTCCTCGAACAGCTCGACA
The DNA window shown above is from Streptomyces akebiae and carries:
- a CDS encoding Ppx/GppA phosphatase family protein, whose translation is MTRVAAVDCGTNSIRLLVADCDPATGELVELDRRMTIVRLGQGVDRTGRLAPDALERTFAACREYAAVIKELGAERLRFVATSASRDAENRDEFVRGVFDILGVEPEVISGDAEAEFSFTGATRELAGRTDLTRPYLVVDIGGGSTEFVVGDDHVRGARSVDIGCVRLTERHLVRDGAVVDPPAPEQVAAIRADIEAALDLAERDVPLSEAHTLVGLAGSVTTLSAIAQDLPAYDSVAIHHSRIPYDRVREITEWLLRSTHAEREAVPSMHPGRVDVIAAGALVLLSIMERIGATEVVVSEHDILDGIAWSVA
- the eno gene encoding phosphopyruvate hydratase — encoded protein: MPSIDVVVAREILDSRGNPTVEVEVGLDDGSTGRAAVPSGASTGAFEAIELRDGDPNRYLGKGVEKAVLAVIEQIGPELVGYDATEQRLIDQAMFDLDATDNKGSLGANAILGVSLAVAHAASEASDLPLFRYLGGPNAHLLPVPMMNILNGGSHADSNVDIQEFMIAPIGAESFSEALRWGAEVYHTLKKVLKTKGLSTGLGDEGGFAPNLESNRAALDLILEAIKEAGYTPGEQIALALDVAASEFYKDGVYTFEGKERSAAEMTEYYADLVASYPLVSIEDPLFEDDWAGWNTITEKLGDKVQIVGDDLFVTNPERLARGIEEGSANALLVKVNQIGSLTETLDAVELAQRNGFKCMMSHRSGETEDVTIADLAVAVNCGQIKTGAPARSDRVAKYNQLLRIEEILDDAAVYAGRSAFPRFKG
- a CDS encoding cytochrome P450 family protein, yielding MTNQPAPTPTGTPTGPPAPELFTWEFATDPYPAYAWLREHAPVHRTRLPSGVEAWLVTRYDDAKQALADARLSKNPAHHDEPAHAKGKTGIPGERKAELMTHLLNIDPPDHTRLRRLVSKAFTPRRVAEFAPRVQELTDQLIGRFAETGEADLIHDFAFPLPIYAICDLLGVPREDQDDFRDWAGMMIRHGGGPRGGVARSVKKMRGYLADLIHRKREGLTEHPAPGEDLISGLIRASDHGEHLTENEAAAMAFILLFAGFETTVNLIGNGTYALLTHPEQRTRLQASLAAGERALLETGVEELLRYDGPVELATWRFATRPLTVGGQDIAPGDPVLVVLAAADRDPARFRDPDTLDLSRRDNQHLGYGHGIHYCLGAPLARLEGQTALATLLTRLPDLRLAVDPADLRWRGGLIMRGLRTLPVEFTPQGRSGSGS
- a CDS encoding DUF501 domain-containing protein — encoded protein: MQTPPPPTPRTEPTDADVEAFQQQLGRPPRGLRAIAHRCPCGQPDVVETAPRLPDGTPFPTTYYLTCPRAASAIGTLEANGVMKEMTRRLETDPELAAAYRAAHEDYIARRDEIEVLEGFPSAGGMPDRVKCLHVLVGHSLAAGPGVNPLGDEAIAMLPEWWAKGPCVVPAPETSEEADQ
- a CDS encoding FtsB family cell division protein, translating into MAVKDRDRDRFSTATRLKVLGEQTAARVYRSQTKRQARRSRLTGRAALLALVLCSMIVALAYPIRQYVSQRAEIADMQRQREEARERVEELRDLKARWQDDAYAEQRIRERLHYVMPGETGYTMIDPDAAKQSRTTQGAADRPWYTNVWDGVDKADAADS
- a CDS encoding LysM peptidoglycan-binding domain-containing protein — protein: MLSGNGRHRRPRQAPALLVAAGVTGSAIAIPLLGATGASAASGTTWDQVAECESGGFWSADTGNGRYGGLQLTQANWEKYGGLDYATSADQASRSQQIAVAEKVLADQGVGVWATCGLLHNLGGDSGSADVDTGVAGDSTDSDDPSGSSDSSGTSGSSSSSDPSGSSGKVDGADSAKSADSTDSDASGDSTSDAFEGSTKARTGTGADADSGDSDGSTASEGSKADKSEQSDGSSADEGEGGTGRHRGASADESASGAEVGADVTDGSRAADSTPSGRHASRGGDAAREAADGAYTVRAGDSLTRIANSLDLTGGWRELYAENEGTVGTDPDLILPGQTLEVGAETGEK
- a CDS encoding LysM peptidoglycan-binding domain-containing protein, with product MLFSSKGKHRRPAVLHRSARAIAVAGVTGAAAIAAPLMAAGSASAATASEWDAVAQCESGGNWSINTGNGYYGGLQFSASTWAGYGGTQYASTADQATKAQQIAIAEKVLAGQGKGAWPVCGKGLSGASYDGAAASSGSSDSGSSQQSTKKSTEDTRASRSSERATVETPTGKKVKKGDGEYKVVTGDTLSGIAAKKNVKGGWEKLFELNKDIIDDADFIYPGQQLHLS